One genomic window of Tatumella citrea includes the following:
- the hdcC gene encoding histidine-histamine antiporter encodes MGTVSKSSAHKMGVVALTLVTASNMMGSGVFMLPTNLAGVGYISLWGWLLTIVGVIALALVFAKTSLLTPRNGGIVAYASDAFGPFIGFQTTLCYWISAWVGNVALLVAGVGYLSYFFPELRNPTYGCIAAIVILWAFVVLASFGARVAGRAQSFTASCMLVVVLGVGVVGWFWFDPHMFSQVYNGTGKSNSSAIISASSIALWGFLGVESAVVSSGQVDNPEKTVPKATVYGLLIASVCYVGSCSVIMGLVPHEELIKSAAPFADAARYMFGDMAGNIASALSIIACFGSISGWLILQSEGPRAGARQGLFPKFFSDTNKQDVPMKSLIFTGVLMSLVLMLTASPDLARQFQVVILMSVFASLLPYMYALISLPIIMISKKINRGRTFMFYSVLTVIGIVYSIFALLGAGTDSMFWGVVMMMVTIPLYSFVAAGRNKQGQDILYLDK; translated from the coding sequence ATGGGGACGGTAAGTAAAAGCTCCGCTCATAAAATGGGCGTCGTGGCACTCACCTTAGTGACTGCATCAAATATGATGGGTTCCGGGGTATTTATGCTACCCACTAACCTGGCTGGCGTTGGTTATATTTCACTGTGGGGATGGTTACTGACGATTGTCGGCGTCATCGCGCTGGCGCTGGTGTTTGCCAAAACCAGCCTGCTGACCCCGCGCAACGGAGGAATTGTCGCTTATGCCAGCGATGCTTTCGGCCCGTTTATTGGCTTTCAGACCACACTCTGCTACTGGATAAGCGCCTGGGTAGGAAATGTAGCACTGCTGGTTGCCGGGGTCGGCTATCTGAGCTACTTCTTCCCTGAACTGCGAAATCCAACCTACGGTTGTATCGCGGCCATTGTGATTCTGTGGGCGTTTGTGGTACTGGCAAGCTTTGGTGCCAGAGTCGCTGGCCGGGCACAGTCCTTCACCGCCAGTTGTATGCTGGTTGTGGTGTTGGGTGTCGGGGTAGTCGGCTGGTTCTGGTTCGACCCGCACATGTTCAGCCAGGTGTACAACGGTACCGGAAAAAGCAACAGCTCAGCCATTATCTCTGCGTCCTCCATTGCCTTGTGGGGTTTCCTCGGGGTTGAATCAGCAGTAGTTTCCAGCGGACAAGTGGATAACCCGGAAAAAACCGTCCCTAAAGCCACTGTTTATGGCCTGCTGATTGCCTCCGTCTGCTATGTCGGTAGTTGCAGCGTCATTATGGGGCTGGTCCCGCATGAAGAACTGATTAAATCCGCAGCACCATTTGCCGATGCCGCCCGATATATGTTCGGCGATATGGCAGGCAACATTGCCTCTGCTCTGAGTATTATCGCCTGCTTTGGTTCGATTTCCGGTTGGTTAATCCTGCAGTCAGAAGGCCCGCGCGCTGGTGCCCGCCAGGGACTGTTCCCGAAATTCTTCTCGGATACCAATAAACAGGATGTCCCGATGAAAAGCCTGATTTTCACCGGGGTACTGATGAGTCTGGTATTAATGCTGACCGCCTCGCCGGATCTGGCACGCCAGTTCCAGGTAGTCATTCTTATGTCGGTTTTCGCTTCGCTGCTGCCTTATATGTATGCCCTGATTTCTCTGCCAATCATCATGATTTCTAAAAAGATCAATCGCGGCAGAACCTTTATGTTCTACAGCGTGCTGACCGTGATTGGGATTGTCTACAGTATTTTCGCCCTGCTGGGTGCCGGTACAGATTCAATGTTCTGGGGCGTTGTCATGATGATGGTCACTATCCCCTTATATTCATTTGTTGCGGCCGGCAGAAATAAACAAGGCCAGGACATTCTCTATCTCGATAAATAA
- a CDS encoding histidine decarboxylase: MTLSIADQNKLDEFWSWCVKNQYFNIGYPESADFDYTILERFMRFSINNCGDWAEYCNYLLNSFSFEKEVMEYFSDLFKIPFSESWGYVTNGGTEGNMFGCYLGRELFPDGTLYYSKDTHYSVAKIVKLLRIKSSVVESQPNGEIDYDDLMQKITRDNERHPIIFANIGTTVRGAIDDIALIQQRLKESGIRREDYYLHADAALSGMILPFVKDAQPFTFADGIDSIGVSGHKMIGSPIPCGIVVAKKKNVDRISVEIDYISAHDKTITGSRNGHTPLMMWEAIRSHSHTDWQRRIERSLTLAQYAVDRFREAGIPAWRNRNSITVVFPCPSESVWQKHCLATSGDVAHLITTAHHLDSTKIDALIDDVIADLAHKAA; the protein is encoded by the coding sequence ATGACACTGTCAATTGCAGATCAAAATAAACTGGATGAATTCTGGTCCTGGTGTGTTAAAAACCAGTATTTCAATATTGGTTACCCGGAGTCCGCTGATTTTGATTACACCATTCTTGAACGTTTCATGCGCTTCTCTATCAATAACTGTGGTGACTGGGCTGAATACTGCAACTATCTGCTAAATTCATTTTCTTTCGAAAAAGAGGTTATGGAATATTTTTCCGACCTGTTCAAAATTCCTTTTTCCGAAAGCTGGGGATATGTCACCAATGGTGGTACTGAAGGTAATATGTTTGGTTGCTATCTGGGACGGGAATTATTTCCTGATGGTACGCTCTATTATTCTAAAGATACTCACTATTCAGTAGCAAAAATTGTCAAACTGCTGAGGATTAAGTCCAGCGTTGTCGAATCGCAGCCTAACGGTGAAATTGATTATGATGACTTAATGCAGAAAATCACCCGTGATAATGAACGCCATCCGATCATTTTTGCCAATATCGGGACTACCGTTCGCGGAGCGATTGATGATATTGCGCTTATACAACAACGCCTGAAAGAGAGTGGCATCCGCCGTGAGGACTACTATCTGCATGCTGACGCTGCACTCAGCGGGATGATCCTGCCTTTTGTAAAAGATGCCCAGCCATTTACTTTTGCAGACGGTATCGACTCGATTGGCGTTTCCGGCCATAAGATGATTGGTTCCCCGATCCCGTGTGGCATTGTGGTCGCAAAGAAAAAGAATGTAGACCGTATCTCTGTCGAGATTGACTATATTTCTGCCCACGATAAAACCATCACCGGTTCCCGTAACGGCCACACTCCACTAATGATGTGGGAAGCTATCCGAAGCCATTCACACACTGACTGGCAACGGAGGATTGAACGTAGCCTGACTCTGGCACAATACGCGGTCGATCGCTTCCGGGAAGCAGGTATTCCGGCCTGGCGTAACCGCAATTCGATTACAGTCGTGTTCCCTTGTCCTTCGGAATCGGTATGGCAAAAACATTGCCTGGCCACTTCCGGTGATGTGGCACATCTGATCACCACCGCCCACCATCTGGACAGCACTAAAATTGATGCCCTGATCGACGACGTTATCGCTGATTTAGCCCACAAAGCGGCATAA